One part of the Ziziphus jujuba cultivar Dongzao chromosome 2, ASM3175591v1 genome encodes these proteins:
- the LOC107408689 gene encoding leucine-rich repeat receptor-like tyrosine-protein kinase PXC3 isoform X2, with translation MLNVSNNRFALIPEEFITDCGKIDGLKRLDFSKNRLVGNLPKFDGFVGLEILDLSYNSLGGKISLELEGLVGLKSLNLSFNQFTGSLPTQLGNSTVLEELLMSVNHFVGTIPVGIMDYRNLRLLDLSQNNLSGSVPDKIGELSKLEVLILSSNKLTGEIPKSLSDITTLLRFAAHQNQFFGSIPSGLTKSLKILDLSYNSLGGSIPSDFLSPQNLQTVDLSNNQLKGSIPTANMSRSLVRLRLGSNQLDGKIPASFEGLKNLMYLELDTNNLTESIPPQLGSCHSLALLDLSQNRLTGTLPGELGKLQSLQVLKLQSNHLTGEIPVEITQLLNLSTLNISGNSLSGPIPSSISRLQKLTSINLQSNRLSGSIPDSLASMTILLELQLGKNQLGGYIPKMPPNLQISLNLSSNLFKGPIPKNLDGLSALEVLDLSNNDFSGEIPEFLTGLKSLTRLILTNNSLSGYIPKFATFVVLETLGNKDLKQAPSPNASPAPRQSKKGTPVAVTVVLAVAAAVFSGLVVTIAVILFSRRYYKVNDEQLQPREDPPLPQVLEGNFLTGNGIHKSNIDFTKAMEAVADPSNIVLKTRFSTYYEAVMPTGSTYYVKKLNWIDKIFQLGSHDKFGNELEAFAKLNNSNVMIPLAYVLTVDSAYLFYEYAPKGTLFDGLHKNMGNDMDWASRYSIAVGVAQGLACLHVCASGPIILLDLSSRNIFLKSLKEPQVGDIELYKVIDPSKSTGSLSTIAGTVGYIPPEYAYTMRVTTAGNVYSFGVILLELLTGKPAVSEGTELAKWVLSNRAQYPNSDHILDFSLSRTSSAVKSQMLAVLKIALGCVNVSPEARPKMKSVLRMLVNAR, from the exons AATTAGTTTGGAGTTAGAAGGATTGGTTGGACTCAAAAGCTTGAATCTTAGTTTTAACCAATTCACTGGGTCTCTTCCCACCCAGCTTGGAAATTCCACGGTGTTGGAGGAACTTCTTATGTCTGTGAATCATTTCGTTGGTACAATCCCTGTAGGAATTATGGATTATCGAAATTTGAGACTGCTTGACCTTAGCCAAAATAACCTTTCCGGTTCTGTTCCTGATAAAATAGGTGAGCTATCCAAGTTGGAGGTTTTGATTCTCTCCTCTAATAAGCTAACTGGAGAAATTCCAAAAAGCCTTTCCGATATCACCACCCTCTTGCGATTTGCAGCTCATCAAAACCAGTTTTTTGGCTCGATTCCCAGTGGCTTAACCAAATCTCTCAAAATTTTAGACCTTAGCTATAATTCGTTAGGTGGTTCAATTCCATCAGACTTTTTGTCACCACAAAATTTGCAGACTGTAGATTTGTCAAATAATCAGTTAAAAGGATCCATACCTACTGCAAACATGTCTCGTAGTTTAGTCAGGTTGCGGCTGGGAAGCAATCAACTTGATGGGAAGATCCCTGCATCATTTGAAGGACTTAAGAATTTGATGTACTTGGAGCTGGATACCAACAACTTGACTGAATCCATTCCTCCTCAATTGGGTTCATGCCACAGCTTGGCACTGTTGGATTTGTCTCAGAATCGTCTGACAGGGACATTGCCAGGGGAGCTGGGTAAACTTCAAAGCCTTCAAGTCTTAAAGCTTCAATCCAATCATCTGACTGGTGAAATCCCAGTTGAGATTACCCAACTACTTAATTTATCAACTCTTAATATCAGCGGGAATTCTTTGAGTGGTCCAATTCCTTCTTCCATTTCAAGATTGCAGAAACTTACTAGCATTAACTTACAGAGTAACCGTCTTAGTGGTTCCATACCGGATTCCCTTGCCAGCATGACTATACTTTTGGAACTCCAACTTGGGAAAAACCAACTGGGTGGATACATTCCAAAGATGCCACCAAATTTGCAGATTTCTTTGAATCTTAGCAGCAACCTCTTTAAAGGACCTATTCCAAAAAATCTTGATGGTCTCTCTGCGTTAGAAGTGTTGGATCTCTCAAATAACGACTTCTCAGGTGAGATACCAGAATTTCTTACTGGATTGAAATCCTTGACACGGTTGATACTTACCAACAATAGCCTTTCTGGATATATTCCCAAATTTGCAACATTTGTTGTGCTTGAAACCTTGGGAAACAAGGATCTGAAGCAAGCTCCAAGTCCTAATGCTTCCCCTGCTCCCCGTCAGTCAAAGAAGGGAACACCAGTGGCTGTGACAGTTGTTCTTGCAGTTGCAGCTGCAGTTTTCTCTGGTTTAGTGGTTACCATCGCTGTTATATTATTCTCACGCCGCTATTACAAGGTTAATGATGAGCAATTACAACCAAGGGAAGATCCTCCACTCCCTCAGGTTCTCGAAGGCAATTTCTTAACTGGAAATGGAATCCACAAATCAAATATCGACTTCACCAAAGCCATGGAAGCAGTTGCTGACCCGTCTAACATAGTGCTGAAGACCAGGTTTTCGACTTACTATGAAGCAGTCATGCCAACCGGATCAACCTACTATGTCAAGAAGCTTAATTGGATTGACAAGATATTCCAATTGGGCAGCCATGATAAATTTGGAAACGAGCTAGAGGCTTTTGCGAAATTGAAcaattcaaatgtaatgattcCTTTGGCCTATGTTTTGACAGTTGACAGCGCTTATCTTTTTTATGAATATGCTCCAAAGGGTACCCTTTTTGACGGTCTTCATAAAAACATGGGAAATGATATGGATTGGGCAAGTCGATACAGTATAGCAGTTGGGGTAGCTCAAGGTCTTGCTTGTCTTCACGTATGTGCCTCGGGTCCAATAATTCTCCTTGACCTGTCAAGCAGAAACATTTTTCTGAAGTCACTCAAGGAACCTCAAGTAGGAGATATTGAACTCTATAAGGTGATTGATCCCTCAAAAAGCACCGGAAGCCTTTCAACTATTGCTGGGACTGTTGGCTATATTCCTCCAG AGTATGCATACACAATGAGGGTAACAACTGCTGGGAATGTCTACAGCTTCGGTGTAATTCTGCTCGAACTGCTAACCGGTAAGCCAGCAGTCAGTGAAGGGACTGAGTTGGCCAAGTGGGTATTAAGCAACAGGGCACAATATCCTAACTCAGACCACATCCTTGATTTTAGTCTCAGCAGGACATCGTCTGCTGTGAAAAGTCAGATGCTTGCAGTTCTGAAAATAGCTCTCGGTTGTGTTAATGTGTCGCCTGAAGCAAGGCCGAAGATGAAGAGTGTCTTGAGGATGCTTGTCAATGCAAGATAG